The Falco rusticolus isolate bFalRus1 unplaced genomic scaffold, bFalRus1.pri scaffold_108_arrow_ctg1, whole genome shotgun sequence genome has a window encoding:
- the LOC119141960 gene encoding LOW QUALITY PROTEIN: olfactory receptor 10AG1-like (The sequence of the model RefSeq protein was modified relative to this genomic sequence to represent the inferred CDS: inserted 2 bases in 1 codon), with amino-acid sequence MPRRKSLENHTVGSGFILVGFSDLPGLQGLRFTVLLVIYLVVLIGNSLTALITVVDSSLHSPMYFFLRNLSFLEICYTSVTLPKMLVGFLREDGRISFLGCAAQLYFLVLLGSIECLLLAAMAYDRYVAICDSLHYTLTMSRVLCIRLVVGSWVAVVPLQVGQTYQVFTLPFCASHDLNHFFCDVPPXLELACADTFWNHVMLYTITVVFAVLPASFIFISYIAIIRAILKMPSVLGRHKAFSTCSSHLGVVMLFYGSATVVYLKRRSKDSVDTDKYFALFYTIVTPMFNPVIYSLRNKEVRIALKRLLQTK; translated from the exons ATGCCCCGAAGAAAAAGCTTGGAGAATCACACTGTTGGATCTGGATTCATTCTTGTGGGGTTTTCTGACCTGCCCGGCCTGCAGGGCCTGCGCTTCACAGTCCTCCTGGTAATCTACCTTGTGGTCCTCATAGGGAACAGCCTGACTGCTCTCATCACAGTGGTGGACTCAAGCCTTCACAGCCccatgtatttctttctgaggAACTTGTCCTTCCTGGAGATCTGCTACACATCGGTCACTCTGCCAAAAATGCTGGTGGGTTTCCTGAGGGAAGATGGCAGGATCTCCTTCCttggctgtgctgcccagctgtatttcctggttttgctgggcAGCATCGAATGCCTACTCCTGGCTGCCATGGCCTACGACCGCTACGTAGCCATATGTGACTCCCTGCACTATACCCTGACCATGAGCAGGGTGCTCTGCATCAGACTGGTGGTGGGGTCATGGGTGGCTGTCGTACCACTGCAAGTAGGACAGACCTACCAGGTGTTCACTTTACCCTTCTGTGCATCCCATGACCTTAACCACTTTTTCTGTGATGTCCCCCC GCTAGAACTGGCTTGTGCAGACACTTTCTGGAACCATGTGATGCTGTACACCATCACCGTGGTATTTGCAGTCCTTCCTGCCtccttcatatttatttcttacattGCAATTATCAGGGCAATTCTGAAAATGCCTTCAGTTCTGGGCAGACACAAAGCTTTCTCCACCTGCTCTTCACACCTCGGGGTGGTGATGCTCTTCTATGGCTCAGCCACAGTCGTCTACTTAAAGCGACGGTCAAAGGATTCCGTAGACACTGATAAATACTTTGCCCTGTTTTACACAATTGTGACTCCCATGTTCAACCCTGTCATCTATAGCCTGAGGAATAAGGAAGTGAGAATTGCCTTGAAGAGACTCCTACAGACAAAGTGA